The following proteins are encoded in a genomic region of Sorangiineae bacterium MSr12523:
- a CDS encoding ribose-phosphate pyrophosphokinase, whose amino-acid sequence MFKKVCLFSGGANPELATSIASYLETPLSKVRITRFSDNESFVELNENVRGVDAFVIQPTSSPVNDNVMELLIMCDALRRASAGSITAVIPYYGYGRQDRKVAPRTPITSKLVADLIQVSGVTRVVSVDLHAGQIQGFFNIPFDHLYAMPVMLEDYLKKTFDSSAVFVSPDSGGVERARAYSKRLNASLAIVDKRRERANVSEVMNLIGDVKGKECIIIDDMIDTAGTLCGAARALVDHGATRVVACATHGVFSGPAIKRISESPLGEVIVTDSIPLSDEAKACNKIRQVSIARLLGEAIKRIHSSDSVSSLFA is encoded by the coding sequence ATGTTCAAGAAGGTCTGTCTCTTCTCTGGGGGTGCGAATCCGGAGCTCGCTACGTCCATCGCGAGCTACTTGGAGACGCCACTGTCGAAGGTTCGCATTACGCGGTTCAGCGACAACGAGTCGTTCGTCGAGCTGAACGAGAACGTTCGCGGGGTCGACGCCTTCGTCATCCAGCCAACGTCGAGCCCCGTCAACGACAACGTGATGGAGCTCCTGATCATGTGCGACGCCCTCCGTCGCGCCTCGGCCGGGTCCATCACCGCGGTCATCCCGTATTACGGCTACGGGCGGCAGGACCGCAAAGTCGCACCGCGCACGCCCATCACGTCCAAGCTCGTTGCGGACTTGATTCAGGTCTCGGGCGTCACCCGCGTCGTCTCGGTCGACCTGCACGCCGGGCAAATTCAAGGCTTCTTCAACATTCCCTTCGACCACCTGTACGCGATGCCGGTGATGCTCGAGGATTACTTGAAGAAGACGTTCGACTCCTCCGCCGTCTTCGTCTCGCCCGATTCGGGCGGCGTCGAGCGCGCGCGCGCTTACTCCAAGCGCCTCAACGCCAGCCTCGCCATCGTCGACAAGCGCCGCGAGCGCGCCAACGTCAGCGAGGTGATGAACCTCATCGGCGACGTAAAGGGCAAGGAGTGCATCATCATCGACGACATGATCGACACGGCGGGCACCCTTTGCGGCGCCGCCCGCGCCTTGGTCGATCACGGCGCCACGCGCGTGGTGGCCTGCGCCACGCACGGCGTCTTCTCCGGCCCGGCCATCAAGCGCATCAGCGAATCGCCCCTCGGCGAGGTCATCGTGACCGACTCCATCCCATTGTCGGACGAGGCCAAGGCCTGCAACAAGATTCGCCAGGTCAGCATTGCCCGGCTTCTGGGCGAGGCCATCAAACGAATCCACAGCTCCGATTCGGTCAGCTCGCTGTTTGCGTGA
- the dnaB gene encoding replicative DNA helicase, protein MEKAWKTRGKPEIQEPPQIDGRVPPHDLDAEAAVLSAIMIDSMALDRVLEFLKPEHYYSEAHRRIYEACIELRQAGQPVDIVQVGTYLKNRERIQQIGGMAYLTEILNCAPAVANIAAYGKTIHEKWRVRQLIATCQRVAAQGYIDYGEAQQFIDGAEQAVYELSRTSESSSVEKLISVMKKSFKQLTDAMQRGDRITGVATGFDRYDRLTAGLHPGDLSIVAARPGMGKTSFVLNVAVNVASPKGRELENDPNQRWEQEGAGVVVFSLEMPREQLANRMVCSEGKVDVSKVRSGFLGQQDWNRLTQAAAFLGSLPIWIDDSSTLSILELRAKVRRLQAEYDREPEDGRGGRKIGLVIIDYLQLMKGRDGVSSREQEISEISRGLKGLAKELKVPVIALSQLNRAVETRSEKSKRPQISDLRESGAIEQDADNIIFIYRDDYYNKEGSTEPNIAELILAKQRNGPTGTAKVRFDKEYTRFDNLPDGEYEDEPG, encoded by the coding sequence GTGGAAAAAGCGTGGAAAACGCGGGGAAAGCCGGAGATCCAGGAGCCGCCGCAGATCGACGGGCGCGTTCCTCCGCACGATCTCGACGCCGAGGCGGCCGTTCTATCGGCGATCATGATCGACAGCATGGCGCTCGACCGCGTCCTCGAGTTCCTCAAGCCCGAGCATTACTACTCCGAGGCGCACCGCCGCATTTACGAAGCGTGCATCGAGTTGCGCCAGGCGGGCCAGCCCGTCGACATCGTGCAAGTGGGCACTTACCTGAAGAACCGTGAGCGCATCCAGCAGATCGGCGGGATGGCCTACCTCACGGAGATCCTCAACTGCGCACCGGCCGTGGCCAACATTGCCGCCTACGGCAAGACGATCCACGAGAAGTGGCGCGTGCGCCAGCTGATTGCCACCTGCCAGCGCGTGGCGGCGCAGGGCTACATCGACTACGGCGAGGCGCAGCAGTTCATCGATGGCGCCGAGCAAGCGGTGTACGAGCTGAGTCGTACCTCCGAGTCGAGCAGCGTCGAAAAGCTGATCAGCGTCATGAAGAAGTCGTTCAAGCAATTGACCGACGCCATGCAACGCGGCGACCGCATCACCGGTGTCGCCACCGGCTTCGACCGCTACGACCGCCTCACCGCCGGCCTCCACCCGGGCGACCTCTCCATCGTCGCCGCGCGTCCCGGCATGGGAAAAACGAGCTTCGTCCTCAACGTGGCCGTCAACGTGGCGAGCCCCAAGGGCAGGGAACTCGAGAACGATCCGAACCAGCGCTGGGAGCAAGAAGGGGCAGGGGTGGTCGTCTTCTCCTTGGAAATGCCCCGCGAGCAGCTGGCCAATCGTATGGTGTGCTCCGAGGGCAAGGTCGACGTCAGCAAGGTTCGCTCGGGCTTCCTCGGCCAACAGGACTGGAACCGCCTGACGCAGGCCGCTGCCTTCCTCGGCAGCTTGCCCATCTGGATCGACGACTCGTCGACGTTGAGCATCCTCGAGCTTCGCGCCAAGGTGCGCCGCCTCCAAGCCGAATACGATCGCGAGCCCGAGGACGGCCGCGGGGGCCGCAAGATCGGCCTCGTCATCATCGACTACTTGCAGCTGATGAAGGGCCGCGACGGCGTCAGCTCGCGCGAGCAAGAGATCAGCGAAATCTCCCGCGGACTCAAAGGCCTCGCCAAAGAGCTCAAGGTCCCGGTCATCGCGCTCTCGCAGCTCAATCGTGCCGTCGAAACGCGAAGTGAGAAATCGAAGCGCCCGCAGATCAGCGACCTTCGCGAATCGGGTGCGATTGAACAGGACGCCGACAACATCATCTTCATTTACCGCGACGACTACTACAACAAGGAAGGCTCGACCGAGCCCAACATCGCGGAGTTGATCCTCGCCAAACAGCGTAACGGCCCGACCGGGACCGCGAAGGTGCGGTTCGACAAGGAATACACGCGCTTCGACAACCTGCCCGACGGCGAATACGAGGACGAGCCGGGCTGA
- the rpsR gene encoding 30S ribosomal protein S18, which translates to MAMLDDDKDFGRTPDLNQDAPGRRRTGKKRVCKFCAEKVTVIDYKDPQALRYFISDRGKVVPRRISGNCALHQRKVTQAIKRARNIALLPFTVTA; encoded by the coding sequence ATGGCTATGCTGGATGACGACAAAGACTTTGGACGCACACCGGATCTGAACCAGGATGCCCCCGGCCGCCGCCGCACGGGCAAGAAGCGCGTTTGCAAGTTCTGCGCGGAGAAGGTCACGGTCATCGACTACAAAGACCCGCAGGCGCTCCGTTACTTCATCTCCGACCGCGGCAAGGTCGTTCCCCGCCGCATCAGCGGAAACTGCGCTCTCCACCAGCGCAAGGTCACCCAGGCGATCAAACGCGCGCGCAACATCGCGCTCTTGCCCTTCACCGTCACGGCCTGA
- a CDS encoding ATP-binding cassette domain-containing protein, with the protein MSGTLSVALEVRHGAFRLDVAFEAPPGITILFGPSGSGKSTTLAAIAGLLRPERGRVALGDDVWFDAGARINRPVHLRRVAFVFQSLALFPHMSAVGNVAYGMDQALSRDTRRRKALQLLDRFRVAHLADRRPATYSGGEAQRVALARAFAMEPRTVLLDEPFSAMDRELRQSLCADLRVSATELGVPFLHVTHHGQEARLLGDRVLCIQGGSLVAHGRPDELLRGRDEPSVDTGGPGS; encoded by the coding sequence ATGAGCGGCACCCTTTCCGTCGCCCTCGAGGTTCGGCATGGCGCGTTTCGCCTCGACGTGGCCTTCGAGGCCCCGCCGGGGATCACCATCCTGTTCGGCCCCTCGGGCTCCGGCAAAAGCACCACGCTGGCCGCCATCGCCGGGCTGCTCCGCCCCGAGCGCGGCCGCGTGGCCCTGGGGGACGACGTCTGGTTCGACGCGGGCGCACGAATCAATCGACCGGTACATCTGCGTCGGGTCGCCTTCGTCTTCCAGTCGCTGGCCTTGTTCCCCCACATGAGCGCGGTGGGAAACGTCGCCTACGGCATGGACCAGGCCCTGTCGCGCGACACAAGGCGCCGCAAGGCCTTGCAGCTCCTCGACCGCTTTCGGGTGGCGCATCTCGCCGACCGGCGGCCGGCCACGTATTCGGGCGGGGAGGCCCAGCGCGTGGCCCTGGCAAGGGCATTTGCCATGGAACCGCGCACTGTGCTCCTCGACGAGCCCTTCTCCGCGATGGATCGCGAACTCAGGCAGTCCCTCTGTGCCGATCTCCGTGTTTCGGCCACCGAGCTCGGGGTACCATTCCTGCACGTGACCCATCATGGTCAAGAAGCACGGCTCCTGGGCGATCGGGTGCTTTGCATTCAGGGCGGAAGCCTGGTGGCCCACGGCCGCCCGGACGAACTCTTGCGGGGTCGAGATGAGCCTTCCGTTGACACAGGCGGACCTGGAAGCTAG
- the rplI gene encoding 50S ribosomal protein L9 codes for MPATIQVILQQDVPNVGASGELVKVRPGFARNYLLPRQLAVPATVAQVHRVEHEKAVALAKAEKLKKESRELAEKLNALDIKIARAVGEDDKLFGSVTAKEIHAAVEAQGIKFDRKKLVLGEPLKALGQVQIPVKLLTDVVATLKVEVVKK; via the coding sequence ATGCCCGCCACGATTCAAGTCATTCTTCAGCAGGACGTCCCGAACGTCGGAGCCTCCGGTGAACTCGTCAAGGTTCGCCCCGGCTTCGCACGCAACTACCTTCTTCCGCGCCAGCTCGCCGTCCCCGCGACGGTGGCCCAGGTCCATCGCGTCGAGCACGAAAAGGCCGTCGCCCTGGCCAAGGCCGAAAAGCTGAAGAAGGAGAGCCGCGAGCTCGCAGAGAAGCTCAACGCGCTCGACATCAAGATCGCCCGCGCCGTCGGCGAGGACGACAAGCTCTTTGGCTCCGTCACGGCGAAGGAAATCCACGCCGCCGTCGAGGCCCAGGGCATCAAGTTCGATCGCAAGAAGCTCGTTCTCGGTGAGCCCCTCAAGGCCCTCGGCCAGGTGCAGATCCCGGTCAAGCTTCTCACCGACGTCGTTGCCACCCTCAAGGTGGAAGTCGTCAAGAAGTGA
- the modA gene encoding molybdate ABC transporter substrate-binding protein → MSARSFTKIDAPLLLAVMGGALVGVGCQGKQDASKQQSTASASASASSAAQASEEEHHGNERPLKVAAASDLAKAFEEVGRAYEAKSGKKVVFSFGSSGLLAKQIAEGAPFDVFAAANQAFADEAVRSGACFQEGQAIYARGRIVVWTKKGTVAPPKTLAELKERRFTKIAIANPEHAPYGRAAKEALASIGAWEAVSKKVVYGENIQQTFQFAQSGNADVAIVALSLAMGAEGGAYVPIDPGLHAPLDQKLVVCKGGSREEGRPRKHASGFADYVGSEEGRAIMKRYGFLLPGESPAP, encoded by the coding sequence ATGTCGGCACGATCATTTACAAAGATTGATGCGCCACTCTTGTTGGCCGTGATGGGCGGCGCACTCGTTGGCGTCGGTTGCCAAGGCAAACAAGATGCGTCCAAGCAGCAATCGACGGCCTCCGCGTCTGCATCTGCATCGTCTGCCGCCCAGGCAAGCGAGGAGGAGCACCATGGAAACGAACGCCCGCTGAAGGTCGCCGCCGCATCGGACCTGGCCAAGGCCTTCGAGGAGGTCGGCAGGGCCTATGAGGCGAAGAGCGGCAAGAAGGTCGTGTTCTCGTTTGGATCGTCGGGCCTTTTGGCCAAGCAAATTGCCGAAGGGGCGCCCTTCGACGTGTTCGCGGCGGCCAACCAGGCCTTCGCCGACGAAGCGGTGAGGAGCGGCGCGTGCTTCCAGGAAGGGCAGGCGATCTACGCGCGCGGTCGCATCGTGGTCTGGACGAAGAAGGGGACGGTGGCCCCGCCGAAGACCCTGGCGGAGCTCAAGGAGCGCCGCTTCACCAAGATTGCCATCGCGAACCCCGAGCATGCCCCCTACGGCCGCGCCGCCAAAGAGGCACTTGCGTCGATTGGCGCTTGGGAGGCCGTCTCCAAAAAGGTGGTCTACGGCGAGAACATCCAGCAGACCTTCCAGTTTGCCCAAAGCGGCAATGCCGATGTCGCCATCGTCGCGCTCTCCCTCGCGATGGGCGCCGAGGGAGGCGCGTACGTGCCCATCGATCCCGGGCTGCATGCACCACTCGATCAAAAGCTGGTCGTCTGCAAAGGCGGCTCGCGCGAGGAGGGGCGGCCGCGCAAGCACGCCAGCGGCTTCGCCGACTACGTTGGCTCGGAGGAGGGGCGCGCCATCATGAAGCGCTACGGTTTCCTCCTCCCCGGAGAATCGCCCGCACCATGA
- the modB gene encoding molybdate ABC transporter permease subunit has translation MSPLALSLLVATASTLLAAVVGLAMATLLATKRFPGRALLDVLVTVPMVMPPTVLGYYLLVLLGRRGPIGQAFEALTGSTIVFTRTGAVVAAAVGALPIVIKSGRAALEDVDPRLVFAARTLGASSWRAFLTVRLPLAARGIVAALMLAFARALGDFGVTLMVAGNIPGETQTASLAIFDAILAQRDEDALSLVIVLTLVATAVLYSVNKLTERRRT, from the coding sequence GTGAGCCCGCTCGCACTGTCGCTGCTCGTAGCCACCGCGTCGACGCTTCTGGCGGCGGTGGTGGGCCTCGCGATGGCGACGCTCCTCGCGACGAAGCGCTTCCCAGGCCGCGCCCTGCTCGACGTGCTCGTCACCGTCCCCATGGTCATGCCGCCCACGGTGCTCGGGTATTACCTGCTCGTGCTCCTCGGTCGCCGCGGTCCCATCGGACAAGCCTTCGAGGCCCTCACCGGTTCGACCATCGTCTTCACCCGGACCGGTGCCGTCGTCGCCGCCGCCGTGGGCGCGCTCCCCATCGTCATCAAGTCCGGGCGCGCCGCCCTCGAAGACGTCGACCCGCGCCTCGTCTTCGCCGCCCGCACCCTCGGTGCTTCCTCGTGGCGCGCCTTCCTGACGGTGCGCCTGCCGCTGGCGGCGCGGGGCATCGTCGCCGCGCTCATGCTCGCCTTCGCGCGCGCCCTGGGCGATTTCGGCGTCACCTTGATGGTCGCGGGCAACATCCCCGGCGAAACGCAAACCGCCTCCCTCGCGATCTTCGACGCCATCTTGGCCCAGCGCGACGAGGACGCGCTTTCCTTGGTCATCGTCCTCACCTTGGTGGCCACTGCGGTCCTCTACAGCGTCAACAAGCTCACAGAACGGCGGCGCACATGA
- the rpsF gene encoding 30S ribosomal protein S6, which translates to MALATTTQALKTKEYETIYILRGDVDPDTAEKVQNRVAEVVSREAGKLTKVEAWGRRRLAYPVAKFKKGVYVYVKYVGRGGLVNELERNLKLQDAVLKFQTVLLKDDVDEGTLTIDPEEVKLARLELPVEEEEKESRERALGLVDLPDARHSRDDRDGDREDDFADEEAAPESSATPKAEGNSGGEEA; encoded by the coding sequence ATGGCACTTGCCACCACCACCCAAGCGCTGAAAACGAAGGAGTACGAGACCATCTACATCCTTCGCGGCGACGTCGATCCCGACACCGCCGAAAAAGTCCAAAACCGCGTCGCCGAAGTCGTCTCGCGCGAAGCCGGCAAGCTCACCAAGGTCGAGGCCTGGGGCCGCCGCCGTCTCGCCTATCCCGTCGCCAAGTTCAAGAAGGGCGTCTACGTTTACGTCAAGTACGTGGGCCGCGGCGGACTCGTGAACGAGCTCGAGCGCAATTTGAAGCTGCAGGACGCGGTTCTCAAGTTCCAGACGGTGCTCTTGAAGGACGACGTCGACGAAGGCACGCTGACGATCGATCCGGAAGAAGTGAAGCTGGCTCGCCTCGAGCTGCCCGTCGAAGAAGAAGAGAAGGAATCGCGCGAGCGCGCCCTCGGCCTCGTCGACCTTCCCGATGCTCGCCACAGCCGCGACGATCGCGATGGCGATCGTGAGGACGATTTCGCCGATGAGGAAGCCGCTCCCGAGAGCTCGGCGACCCCGAAGGCGGAAGGCAACAGCGGCGGAGAGGAGGCCTGA
- a CDS encoding 50S ribosomal protein L25 — MSAATTSDSSTSAIAQLSVSARLVAGKGEAKRLRRSGQVPAVAYGKTLAATPIAVAPKEVINILKSEHGKNTVIRVQVAGSERLVMIRDYSYHPVRRDLEHVDFVEVKLDEEIDVDIPLFTTGKAEGVVKGGILRQVYRTLPVRCRPDRIPLKIEVDVTSLELNGHISTQQLQLAEGVSVRLPAEQTLVSVVAPEKDRSAEEAAAAAPGAAGAAPAAAAGGKAAPAAKDAKAAAPAKDAKKK, encoded by the coding sequence ATGAGCGCGGCCACCACCTCCGATTCTTCCACCTCGGCGATCGCCCAGCTTTCCGTTTCGGCACGCCTCGTAGCGGGCAAGGGAGAGGCGAAGCGCCTGCGCCGCAGCGGCCAAGTTCCGGCCGTGGCCTACGGCAAGACGCTGGCCGCGACGCCGATTGCGGTCGCCCCGAAAGAGGTCATCAACATCCTCAAGAGCGAGCACGGGAAGAACACCGTCATTCGCGTTCAGGTTGCGGGCAGCGAGCGCCTCGTGATGATCCGTGACTACTCGTACCATCCGGTGCGCCGTGATCTGGAGCACGTGGACTTCGTCGAGGTGAAGCTCGACGAGGAGATCGACGTGGACATCCCGCTCTTCACCACCGGCAAAGCCGAAGGCGTCGTCAAGGGCGGCATCCTTCGCCAGGTTTACCGCACGCTTCCCGTGCGCTGCCGGCCGGACCGCATCCCCCTCAAGATCGAGGTCGACGTCACCTCGCTCGAGCTCAACGGCCACATCTCGACGCAGCAGTTGCAGCTCGCCGAGGGCGTGAGCGTTCGTCTCCCGGCCGAGCAGACCCTCGTGTCGGTCGTCGCGCCGGAGAAGGATCGCTCCGCCGAAGAAGCTGCCGCGGCCGCCCCGGGCGCCGCTGGTGCAGCCCCGGCCGCCGCCGCGGGTGGCAAGGCCGCTCCGGCCGCCAAGGACGCGAAGGCCGCTGCTCCCGCCAAAGACGCGAAGAAGAAGTAA
- the pth gene encoding aminoacyl-tRNA hydrolase, whose product MILVVGLGNPGKKYAETRHNIGFMVADEIHRQGSFPEWREKFSGVFTKGTHNALLKPQTFMNLSGDSVQPCAAFLKAEPAEIIVIHDELDLPWGDVRLKFGGGHAGHNGLRSIIGRLGTPDFVRVRVGIGRPPPDFRGDVADYVLTGFDPVERAELPNVVETALKAAHSVVMNGMTAAMNTVNTRGKRA is encoded by the coding sequence GTGATCCTCGTCGTCGGCCTCGGGAATCCGGGGAAAAAATACGCGGAAACGCGTCACAACATCGGCTTCATGGTGGCCGACGAGATCCATCGGCAGGGCAGCTTCCCCGAATGGCGGGAGAAGTTCTCCGGCGTTTTCACCAAGGGCACGCACAACGCGTTGCTCAAGCCGCAGACCTTCATGAACCTGTCGGGCGACAGCGTTCAGCCCTGCGCGGCCTTCCTCAAGGCGGAGCCCGCCGAAATCATCGTCATCCACGACGAGCTGGATCTGCCCTGGGGCGATGTTCGCCTCAAATTCGGTGGCGGCCACGCCGGCCACAACGGCTTGCGCAGCATCATCGGCCGCCTGGGCACCCCAGACTTCGTCCGCGTGCGCGTCGGCATCGGCCGCCCCCCACCTGACTTCCGCGGCGACGTGGCCGACTACGTATTGACCGGCTTCGACCCCGTCGAACGCGCCGAGCTCCCCAACGTCGTCGAAACCGCGCTAAAAGCCGCGCACTCGGTCGTCATGAACGGCATGACCGCCGCCATGAACACCGTAAATACCCGCGGCAAGCGCGCCTAA